In the genome of Kozakia baliensis, the window GCGGATATCGGGATTATCTCGCAGAAGCTGCTTAACGCCGGGAAGGAGAATGGTTTTCGCCGCATGTTCCACGGTTGTCACCCGGATGGTGCCCGATGGACGGTCCCGCAAATCACCCAGAGAGGCGACCGCTGCATCCAGATCATGCAGCATGGGGCCGAGTGTCGCGAGCAGCCGCTCGCCCGCTTCCGTCGGTGCCACGCTGCGGGTCGTGCGTGACAGCAGGCGCATGCCCAGCCGTTCTTCCGTGCGTCGCACGATCTGGCTCAGGCCGGACTGTGCGATGCCAAGACGACGGGCCGCCTTGGTGAAGCTGCCTTCCTCGGCCACCACGACGAAAGCTGCCAAATCGGCGATTTCATCCCGCCTCATTGATCACTCCAGTGATAGGGCCATGACGGATTATCCGTCTAATCCGCGCAATGGGTTTGTCCTACCATGCTTTCATCAACAGGAGACAGACCATGACAAAGATCAGTTTCACGAACACCAACAACCCGGCCATTAGCCTGTCGGCGGTGATCAATTTCCCCAATGGCTTTGACGAGGCGAAAAAATGGCCCGCCATTGTCGTCTCCCATCCAGGCGGCGGCGTAAAGGAGCAGACGGCTGGCACCTACGCGCAGAAACTCGCGGAACAGGGCTTTGTCACCATTGCGTTCGACAGATCTTATCAGGGGGAAAGCGGGGGCGAGCCTCGTCAGCTTGAAAACCCGTTTGTCAGCACCGAAGACGTCAGCGCCGTTATCGACCATCTGACGACACTGCCCTACATCGACCAGAACCGCATCGGCGCCATGGGCATCTGTGCTGGCGCAGGCTACACAGCCAATGCCGCTATTCAGGACCGTCGCATCAAGGCAATCGGCACCGTCAGCGCAGTCAATATCGGCTCCATGTTCCGTAATGGCTGGGACAATTCGGTGCGCTCGATCGACGCACTCCCGCTGATCGAAGCCGGGTCCAATGCCCGCACCGCAGATGCCGCAGGCAACGGTTACGCCACCATGCCACTCGCGCCGCTGACGGAGAAAGATGCGCCGAACGAAGAACTGCGTCAGGCCTGGGAGTATTATCACACGCCCCGCGCCGAGTGTGCGACCGCGCCCGGCTTTGCCACGCTGCGGAGCCTGAACCAGATCGTCACCTATGACGCCTATCACATGGCCGAAACCTACCTGACGCAACCGATCCAGATCGTCGTCGGCAGCGACGCGGGCAGCAAGTGGATGAGTGATGACCTGTATGACCGCGCGGCCAGTACGGACAAGTCGGTCCATATCGTGAAGGGCGCCAATCACATGGATCTCTACGATGGCGTGAAATGCGTCGATGAAACCGTCTCGGTTCTTGCGGAGTTTTTCACGACGAAACTCACAATCCATGACGCAGCTCCGCAGGCCGCCCAATAAACTTCAAACTGAGCCAATCACCCCGAATAATCCAACTCATCACAGGAGAGCCCCATGAAAACAGTCAGTATTCGCAATCCCGGAATGTCCTGGGATATCGCAGCCAATATCCTTGTTCCGCCCGGTTTCGACGAAGGCAAGCGTTATCCGGCTGTGATTTCGAACCACCCGATCGGAAGCTGCAAGGAACAGACGGCAGGAAATGTCTATGGGGCAGCCCTTGCGACAGCCGGTTTCGTCGTCATCGTTCCCGATGCCAGCTTTCAGGGGGGGAGCGGAGGTGAACCGCGCTGGCTTGAAGACCCCGAGCAGCGGGTGCGGGACTACCGTGACGTCGTCGA includes:
- a CDS encoding alpha/beta hydrolase — encoded protein: MTKISFTNTNNPAISLSAVINFPNGFDEAKKWPAIVVSHPGGGVKEQTAGTYAQKLAEQGFVTIAFDRSYQGESGGEPRQLENPFVSTEDVSAVIDHLTTLPYIDQNRIGAMGICAGAGYTANAAIQDRRIKAIGTVSAVNIGSMFRNGWDNSVRSIDALPLIEAGSNARTADAAGNGYATMPLAPLTEKDAPNEELRQAWEYYHTPRAECATAPGFATLRSLNQIVTYDAYHMAETYLTQPIQIVVGSDAGSKWMSDDLYDRAASTDKSVHIVKGANHMDLYDGVKCVDETVSVLAEFFTTKLTIHDAAPQAAQ